In Acinonyx jubatus isolate Ajub_Pintada_27869175 chromosome B3, VMU_Ajub_asm_v1.0, whole genome shotgun sequence, a genomic segment contains:
- the IL25 gene encoding interleukin-25 has product MSGHSLQKVVEINLNKQNRFAENKTRTPKLLQSAFFHKAPPVSQCRTLAERAASIMNQVIVFLVMAMGTHTLSIRIKKDCIHWSSCCPSKGQNPTHEWLTQNTVLMTPPESASLIHSLESCRASEDGPLNSRSISPWRYELDRDLNRLPQDLYHARCLCPHCVSLQTGSHMDPLGNSELLYHNQTVFYRRPCPGEQGTRDGYCLEQRLYRVSLACVCVRPRVMA; this is encoded by the exons atgtcaggTCACTCCCTGCAAAAGGTTGtggaaataaatttgaataaacaaaacaggtttgctgaaaataaaaccaggacGCCCAAGCTGCTCCAGTCAGCCTTCTTCCACAAGGCCCCACCTGTCAGCCAGTGCAGAACCTTGGCTGAGCGAGCAGCATCCATCATGAACCAG GTGATCGTGTTCTTGGTAATGGCCATGGGAACCCACACCCTCAGTATTCGGATCAAGAAGGACTGCATCCACTGGTCCAGCTGCTGCCCCAGCAAAGGGCAGAACCCCACTCATGAATGGCTGACGCAGAACACTGTGCTCATGACCCCGCCAGAGAGCGCTAGCCTCATCCACTCCCTAGAATCCTGCAGGGCCAGTGAAGATGGACCCCTCAACAGCAGGTCTATCTCCCCCTGGAGATATGA GTTGGACAGGGACTTGAACCGGCTCCCTCAGGACCTGTACCACGCCCGTTGCCTGTGTCCACACTGTGTCAGCCTACAGACTGGCTCCCACATGGACCCCCTGGGCAACTCGGAGTTGCTCTACCACAACCAGACTGTCTTCTACCGGCGGCCATGCCCTGGGGAGCAGGGTACCCGTGACGGCTACTGCTTGGAACAAAGGCTCTACCGCGTCTCcttggcttgtgtgtgtgtgcggccCCGAGTGATGGCCTAG
- the CMTM5 gene encoding CKLF-like MARVEL transmembrane domain-containing protein 5 isoform X1, whose protein sequence is MQTSSGPGPWGAPSLAYFSATTWLLPVSLWTSSFSPPPPSPLLWAGLVSSKGRADHSSLPRPTPSHVLPGGLLQAPAGALWAAGRRPIWASLPAAPQPACLLLFQVSPSASLLLFASPSLQVSVFPVPFLGWWQWGLCLVGPTEMLSARDRRDRPPEEGAAAVLQGFAVDKTFLSSLKGILLETELALTFIIFICFTASISAYMAAALLEFFITLAFLFLYATQYYQRFDRLNWPCLDFLRCVSAIIIFLVVSFAAVTSRDGAAIAAFVFGIILVSVFAYDAFKIYRTEMAPRTTQDDQQ, encoded by the exons ATGCAAACTTCTTCAGGCCCGGGTCCTTGGGGGGCTCCTAGTCTAGCCTATTTCTCGGCTACCACCTGGCTCCTCCCGGTTTCTTTGTGgacctcctccttttccccccctcctccctctccccttctctgggcGGGGTTGGTCTCCAGTAAGGGGAGGGCTGACCactcctccctgccccgccccaccccttcccatGTGCTTCCTGGGGGGCTGTTGCAGGCCCCAGCAGGGGCACTCTGGGCAGCTGGGAGAAGACCCATCTGGGCAAGCCTCCCTGCGGCCCCACAGCCAGCCTGCCTACTTCTCTTTCAGGTTTCTCCAAGTGCCTCCCTGCTCCTGTTTGCTTCCCCATCTCTCCAGGTTTCCGTCTTCCCAGTTCCCTTCCTGGGCTGGTGGCAGTGGGGGCTGTGCCTGGTGGGCCCCACAGAGATGCTCAGTGCTCGGGATCGCCGGGACCGGCCCCCCGAAGAGGGGGCAGCTGCAGTGCTCCAGGGCTTCGCCGTGGACAagaccttcctctcctccctcaaaGGCATCTTGCTGGAAACTGAGCTG GCCCTGACCTTCATCATCTTCATCTGCTTCACGGCCTCCATCTCTGCCTACATGGCTGCAGCACTACTTGAGTTCTTCATCACACTCGCTTTCCTCTTCCTCTACGCCACCCAGTACTATCAGCGCTTCGATCGGCTGAACTGGCCCTGTCTG GACTTCCTCCGCTGTGTCAGTGCCATCATCATCTTCCTGGTGGTCTCCTTTGCTGCTGTGACCTCCCGGGATGGAGCTGCCATTGCTGCTTTT GTTTTTGGCATCATCCTGGTTTCCGTCTTTGCCTATGATGCCTTCAAGATCTACCGGACTGAGATGGCACCCAGGACCACCCAGG ATGACCAGCAGTGA
- the CMTM5 gene encoding CKLF-like MARVEL transmembrane domain-containing protein 5 isoform X2, with amino-acid sequence MQTSSGPGPWGAPSLAYFSATTWLLPVSLWTSSFSPPPPSPLLWAGLVSSKGRADHSSLPRPTPSHVLPGGLLQAPAGALWAAGRRPIWASLPAAPQPACLLLFQVSPSASLLLFASPSLQVSVFPVPFLGWWQWGLCLVGPTEMLSARDRRDRPPEEGAAAVLQGFAVDKTFLSSLKGILLETELALTFIIFICFTASISAYMAAALLEFFITLAFLFLYATQYYQRFDRLNWPCLVFGIILVSVFAYDAFKIYRTEMAPRTTQDDQQ; translated from the exons ATGCAAACTTCTTCAGGCCCGGGTCCTTGGGGGGCTCCTAGTCTAGCCTATTTCTCGGCTACCACCTGGCTCCTCCCGGTTTCTTTGTGgacctcctccttttccccccctcctccctctccccttctctgggcGGGGTTGGTCTCCAGTAAGGGGAGGGCTGACCactcctccctgccccgccccaccccttcccatGTGCTTCCTGGGGGGCTGTTGCAGGCCCCAGCAGGGGCACTCTGGGCAGCTGGGAGAAGACCCATCTGGGCAAGCCTCCCTGCGGCCCCACAGCCAGCCTGCCTACTTCTCTTTCAGGTTTCTCCAAGTGCCTCCCTGCTCCTGTTTGCTTCCCCATCTCTCCAGGTTTCCGTCTTCCCAGTTCCCTTCCTGGGCTGGTGGCAGTGGGGGCTGTGCCTGGTGGGCCCCACAGAGATGCTCAGTGCTCGGGATCGCCGGGACCGGCCCCCCGAAGAGGGGGCAGCTGCAGTGCTCCAGGGCTTCGCCGTGGACAagaccttcctctcctccctcaaaGGCATCTTGCTGGAAACTGAGCTG GCCCTGACCTTCATCATCTTCATCTGCTTCACGGCCTCCATCTCTGCCTACATGGCTGCAGCACTACTTGAGTTCTTCATCACACTCGCTTTCCTCTTCCTCTACGCCACCCAGTACTATCAGCGCTTCGATCGGCTGAACTGGCCCTGTCTG GTTTTTGGCATCATCCTGGTTTCCGTCTTTGCCTATGATGCCTTCAAGATCTACCGGACTGAGATGGCACCCAGGACCACCCAGG ATGACCAGCAGTGA